Proteins co-encoded in one Pseudarthrobacter chlorophenolicus A6 genomic window:
- the dcd gene encoding dCTP deaminase: MLISDRDIRAEIDSQRIVLEPFEPAMVQPSSVDVRIDKFFRLFDNHKYAHIDPAQEQPELTRLVEVEQDEAFILHPGEFVLGSTYETVTLPDDIAARLEGKSSLGRLGLLTHSTAGFIDPGFSGHVTLELSNMATLPIKLWPGMKIGQLCFFRLSSSAEFPYGQGEYGNRYQGQRGPTASRSHLNFHRTRI; the protein is encoded by the coding sequence GTGCTGATCTCAGACCGCGATATTCGTGCCGAAATAGACTCCCAGCGGATCGTGCTGGAACCGTTCGAGCCCGCGATGGTGCAGCCGTCGTCGGTGGACGTCCGGATCGATAAGTTCTTCAGGCTTTTCGACAACCACAAATACGCCCACATCGATCCTGCGCAGGAGCAGCCCGAACTGACGCGGCTGGTGGAGGTTGAGCAGGACGAGGCCTTTATCCTGCACCCCGGCGAGTTCGTCCTGGGCTCCACTTACGAGACAGTCACGCTCCCGGATGACATCGCCGCCAGGCTGGAAGGCAAGTCCTCGCTGGGCCGGCTGGGGCTGCTGACGCACTCCACCGCAGGTTTCATTGACCCCGGCTTTTCCGGCCACGTCACGCTGGAACTGTCCAACATGGCCACCTTGCCCATCAAGCTGTGGCCCGGCATGAAGATCGGCCAGCTCTGCTTCTTCCGCCTCAGCTCCTCGGCGGAATTCCCCTACGGCCAGGGCGAGTACGGCAACCGCTACCAGGGCCAGCGCGGGCCTACCGCCAGCCGGAGCCACCTCAACTTCCACCGCACCCGCATCTAG